The genomic stretch TTTACTTCTTCACTGTCTTTTTCAACTAGTGTTTCTGATAATAAATCTGTTTTCTGTACTGAAGTAACTTTAGTATCTTCCAATTGTGTTTTTTGCTCAGAGGTAACTTGATCTTCTTTTAAATCACTCTGTTCCTCAACCTTTTCTACAACAGTATCAAGCTTACTTTCAGACTTTTTCTCAGACTCTGTGTCCAAACCCATGGCAACAGGTTCACTGGTGAATTCCTGTCTTTCTTTACTAAGCCTCTCTGCAGCAGCTAGTTTGACCTCAATGATTGATGGATCCATAGCAAGACCTTCATAAAGTGTAGTCATTCCACCACTTAGATTTTCACTGTCTTGTACAGGGGATGGCAGAGGTACAGTGTACTTATTGAAAACACAATAGCCTAATTCTTCTTGCTGGCTGTCTGTCTTTACAAGTAGGTTGCTACCGTCAATCACAGATGCTTGTTGGCTTATGTTACTTTCATCTATAATTATTTCAGAGCTTGCAGACTTTCTTCTGGCAGCATCGGATTCTGGACTACCAGAATCTAATCTTGACCTTGGGCCTGTTAAATCTAACATCTCTGGCAAGTCAGGTGCCATAATTGTACCATTTTTGTAGTACTCTTTTGCTGGGTACTGTGATTCACATAATGGCTCTAACTCAAATCGTTCTTTACCTGTGTCTTTCCCTGTTTCATTTttgtcttcctcctcttccttctgttCTGGTTCTTCTGGGAATGAAAGAGCTTTTTCTATTGAAGGAGTGGTTGCTGGTAAATCACCGTCATCTCCTTCATCTAAGCTTCCACTAGTGTTAGATAGAATATCAGTGGCTAATGGGGACAGATCATGGGCACGAGCATAAGTGAAGCCTAGTGCTATGGAGTCAAGACAAGACATGGGAAGATTTATAGACATACTTCTCTGCTCAATGGCAGATCTACCACCAAGTCCTAGACTGCGGCTCAGAGTCAGATCATCTTTATTTTTGCTATGGAATTCTGATTTGTCTGAATAGATATTTGGATCAATAGTAAACAGACGATCTCCTGATGATAAACATGACTGCAGTTTTGTAGAAGTAAGTGAGCTATAGCCGACATCTTGAGCAGAAGCGCTGCCTTTTTCATCGGGCATTGGGGCTAAATCTTCATCATCCTCTTCTTCTTCATCATCATCTCCTTTGGCTATATGTGGTATTGAACAGGCCTCATATGGAGGTTCTTTGACGTCAGTCAGCTCGTAGTAATCACTGCTCTTTTGGACATTACTTTCTAATCTTTCCTCTTTCAATGCAGATGTTTCAAAATATGTTGACATTCCAGATTTATCTTCATCCAGTTTAGTTTTATGTTCATCTACAGCTTTGCTGTCAGTCTGAACATCTGGTAAAACATTTTCATTATGGGATTCCAGCACGCTTTCTTTTTTGTCGTACACAAATGGTTCTGTACTACTCTCTAATGGCACATCTATTTTCTCTGCATCATGCATCTCAAGGTGACCTGTAGCTTTTGAATGTATCAACTCATCTTGACTACTGGTGATATCTTTTATGGTGGACTCTTTGTTAACATTGTCTTTCAGCTGctgtgtgctttcatcagacttgCTAGCAATAATCTCATCTTGCTTTGTTGGAATGTCTGATTGACCTAACACTTCTGACTTGGAATGACTGTCACCCCTTTCCTCAATGTACTTATCAGATGCCACTGAACTTGGGATGTCCTGTTTCTGAACACTTGTCATGCTAGTGGTGTCTGCCTCTGAATGAGCTGACTCTCTCTTGTAGCTATCACTTGCGCTATCTTTGGTGGTTTCTAAAATATTAATTGGTTCTGTAACAGGCAATGGAGTATGTGAAGAAAGTTCCTCTATCACAGTCTGGTCTTTATCCGATATTGGAGAAGGTGTTTCAGTTTGACTTGAAGAAAGACTAGGGAATATATTTTCTTTCTCATTGGTTGGGTGCTCGGTTGAAAGTTTGCCTTTGCTTTCAGCTGTGACCCCACTAAAGTCTAGTTGTTCACCTTCAGGAGATGTTGGAGTACATGGCTCTACAGAAAATGAATAAACATGTGGAGTCGTAAATGTCACATCAGTACTAGACATCTGTAGGGCTGATGGTAATTTCtcatttttttcagatttctTTCCAGCCTGCTCCGAAGATCCTGGTTCCATGGTATCTTGCTTAGTCTTCTCCTCAGTCTTAGTTTTCGTTAAAGGAATATCTTCAATGGTGTCTACTGCTTCCACAGAATAAGGCAGAGAATCCAATTGTCCTTGTGCCCCCGTCTTCGAGGCTGAAAGTACATCTAAAGCAGTTTGATTTTTTTTCACAACATATTAACTAGAAATATGACAGACACCATAGCACATGGATGCGTAGCCAATGAATGCAAGCAACTATAAATACAAACTTATTTGTAAAGTAGGACAACCTACTTTTGTATGAAGCATGTGCTCCATACAATGTAACCTGATTACCACATGATATATTCCAAACATTATATTAAATTTAAAGTGGTATTAGCATAAATGCCCTGTTCTCACTGTAGATAATGATATAGATAGTAATATAGTCGAGTGTTTAAACTGATATGCTTGTGCTAGGTATATTAAAATAATGAAGACATTTTTGAGActgaaaaatattgttttacaTATTGAATGTCAGATATTGAGGTGTTTATAGGGTTGTCTGCTCTTTGACAGTTTCTATAATTTAACTGTGTCTATCCAGGGAATTGAAGCACATTATCAGAAAAATTGAGGTTTGAAAGCTATATGGTTTAGTTAAATTTATTAAGGCCTGGAATGtatttaacataaaaaagaaGGCCACTCACCTATTCACCAGTGCTCCATTCCAGCCATGAGGGTCTTATCCCCACTGCTTCTGGTCCCCCATGGACTAGAAGTGTAATATCCAGGGCAGCCATTCAACGGCCTGAGTAGTCAAGTGCCGTTCAGAAACACATTGCCACTGAATCCAGTAAATGGAAATGCCTGTGATGACAGACAGGACGTCACACTTCCTTTCCACAGGGGACACAGTGGGCACAAGACCCTAAATGCTCGAACAGAGTGCTGGTGagtaagttattttttattttttaagttaaaTGCATTCCATGCCTTAGTTGATTTTATCTTTCGTGTCAAATAAACCCTTTTCAGAAATTAATCAGCACATATTTTTGAACATATTAATCGTAAAAAGTAAAATAGATTTCCCTTTAGTGTTGGCCAAAGACAAGGGAAAGTTATCAATCTTGATGCTACcataaatatgcctgtttggctcaGCTAAACATGCACATTTTCTTCACTAGGGAAACAAATGGCTGCCACATATATTGGGGTAAACTACTGCTCTGGACAGTCTTAAATTCTTCCTGCTGCACCTTAGTTTCTCcagaaaggggttaaaggagGAGTCATTAATGCCCCATAAACATTAGTCTAGCAATTTTGATAGGatttctgaaaaaaaatctgatgtcTATGACCAGCTTTAGAAACCACATGGAAAATGTACACATGTAGTTTAAATGTTTTTCTATTTTATCTAGAGGgatcaaaaaacaaacaaacacatacACATTACCACACATGGTCTAAACTGCAATGTATCAATGGCAATAATAATTTATAAATTCCATAaaatgtgcaggaggcctaggtGGCTAATAGCAGACAAATCAGATTCCAGTTTTCTAAAGCCAGATGAAATGCATAATCTGGTTGGTTTCGTTTATGGTTTTACAAACCAAACCTATGATGATTTGGAAGTGCTACCAAGTGAAAATGATTTTATAATTAATCAGGTTACACTGtatcaggttaaaaaaaaatcaaagcaaATAAAGGTGCATCAATAAAACATAAATCATTCAATATATTTAAAATGAATATCTTACTCAGAATTAGCTGAAAGGTTGTTTCTAAATATATTGAGTATTTAACTGAATTAAAAGGACTTACACCAAATAAACCTTAAGATCTCAGTATTATAGGTTATCCCCTACATTGCACTGTCTATGCTGAGGCATTCAAATAGATCTGTCACTTTAAACACCCTGCTCCATCTACAGGTTACAAAGCAGGAGGAGCTTTGCAGATTGAGATATAGTTTTGGGATTCAGTATAAAGTGTAATTTATTGGGGAAAATCTTTGCTTGCTCTGAGTTTATGAGTCTGAGGCAGTATGATTGAGAGTCAATGTATCTCTGCAAGGCTGGCAATCATTGAGTGAGCCCGTCCTCCAGACACATTAGCCCAGAGCAAGCAGGAGTTTCGAGTTATCAATCTGCACCACCTTGTTCTTCTTTAGAAGACACTGTACATAGGGCTCATTGtgacaaatccactataatatcaCTCGTATACTTCTAGGttctatacagtggatataaaaagtttacacacccctgttaaaaagtgataaatcatttcagaactttttccacctttaatgtgacctataaactgtaccactcaattgaaaaataaactgaaatcttttaggtggagggaagaaaacaaaaacaaaaacaaataatgtggttgcataagtgtgcacaccctcttataactggggatgtagctgtgttcaaaattaagcaatcacattcaaaatcatgttaaataggagtcagcatacacctgccatcatttaaagtgcctctgattcaccccaaataaagtttagctgctctagttggtctttcctgaaattttcttagtcacatcccaaagaaaaagccatggtccacagagagcttccaaagcatcagagggatctcatcgttaaaaggtatcagtcaggagaagggtacaaaagaatttccaagacattagatataccatggaacacagtgaagatagtcctcatcaagtggagaaaatatggcacaacagtgacattaccaagaactggacgtccctccaaaagtaatgaaaagacgagaagaaaactggtctgggaggctaccaagaggcctacagcaacattaaaggagctgcaggaatatctggcaagtactggctgtgtggtacatgtaacaacaatctcccgtattcttcatatgtctgggctatggggtagagtggcaagacgaaagccttttcttggaaaaacatccaagccaggctacattttgcaaaaacacatcaaaagtctcccaaaagcatgtgggaaaatgttttatggtctgatgaaaccaaggttgaactttttggccataattccaaaagataaacaacactgcacatcaccaaaagaacaccataccgacagtgaagcatagtggtggcagcatcatgctttggggctgtttttcttcagctggaactggggccttagttgagctagagggaattatgaacagttccaaataccagtcaatactggcacaaaaccttcaggcttctgctaaaaAGCTGAACATaaggaggaacttcatctttcagcatgacaacgacccaaagcatacatccaaatcaacaaaggaatggcttcaccagaagaagattaaagttttggaatggcccagccagagcccagacctgaatccgtttgaaaatctgtggggtgatctgaagagggcagtgcacaggagatgccctcgcaatctgacagatttagagtgtttttgcaaagaaaagtggacaaatcttgccaagtcaaaatgtgccatgctgatagactcatacccaaaaattctgagtgctgtaataaaatcaaaaggtgcttcaacaaagtattcgttaacgggtgtgcacacttatggaaccatattattttatttttatatactttcTTACCTCTACCTCTATATTTcactttgtttttcaattgagttgtacagtttacaggtcacattaaagattgaaaaagttctgaaattatttatctttgtctcatttttttacatcacagaaacctgacattttaacaggggtgtgtagactttttacatCCACTATATATAAAGAAATTACGCCTAGAGAGTTGATTTAAGAATAGCTGTGAAGCCTAAATAGGACTCTGATGGATGAATGGGTTTGCTAgtttagcattaaaggggttgtatcacacAAAAAATATAGTTAAAATGTATATGTTCAAAAAATAATACAAAGTCTCAGCCTGATAGAATGTTATGAAaaagcaaaataatacatttttaataaagaatggGTAATCTAAAAATAAAGGGGACTTATCGCCCTCTTTAGTCCAGAACAGGCCAACAGGTTACTTATGCATGTGGATAGTAACCTATTGGCCTGTTCTGGACTGAAGGGGTGATAAGTACCTTTTATTTTTAGATTACCcattctgtataaaaaaaaaaaaaataattattttgctTTTTCATAACATTCTATCAGGCTGAAACTTTAtataaaaaggggttgtcccacaacagACATCTATCCCCTATCCAAGTACTATGCTCAGCTATCTCTAGAGGTcctatagagttgaatggagtggcaatGTGAGACTACTATTCCAATCAAATGAGGGGACACAGGGTTCCCATTCTCAGTGGGAACCCCAGACGTTGTACCCCGGCTGATCAGAgacttattccctatcctgtggataggggatgtgTTTGTCGTGGGATAACATGTTTAAGATTGTAGTTGGAAATTTTTTGATTTACAATTTTTAGAAACAGCAGGAACAGATTCTATAGAGAGGAGAAGAACAAAGTTTTCCAGAAGGAAAACTTTCATTGTGATCCCACGTTTGTCATTCTAGAAGGACCAGCTCTGGAGGGTCCTTGGAGAGATGTACATTTTTAAGCAGAACACTATTATACTTTTGCTGCATTTATAATTATGTTTAGCCTGAGAGATACCCTTGAAATCTGTACTGCTTTTTAAATCTTCCAGGTATATTAGGTCCACCATTCACATAAGATAGCTGTCAGCCCAATCCCCTCATACACATGCCAGCTCAGCTCAGCCAAGCAAGCATGTGTTCTCAGTAGAAAGAGGGGAGGAAGCTGCTACCAAACTCCTCTTGCATATACGCCTGGGTACCAAAGGCTCAGGTAGTTGAAATCCAACTTGTCTAATCCTTCGTGCCCCCAAGATGTGACATCAGGGAAGATCTAGAAGGCCCCTATACACATTAAATTGTTTGCCAGTGATTGCAAAGGTTCAGCCAACATCTAGTGTGTATGGTTTTCTTTAGTCTAGCCTAACTGCAATTACTTAAAAGCTATAGTGATAATTAGGGGTGTaagtaccatagcggcagaccatgcgactgctatgggtcccagggcaagagggggcccagttgggatcatctcctcttctactggaggtgaaaacttggtcaggactctaccctttaaaagaacaacttttagcaaatgaggcagtggaaaaatggcccaaaggTCATTgtaaagggtttaggcagaaacccttctgtcttgagtggggggcctggtttgatccatGCTATGggtcccttacttctctatgtacgacaCTGGTCATAAGTCCAACCAACAGCCCCCTTCTCTAATTCTCAGACAAACTGTGTAGTACTTCTATGGATTGAGAGAGATAAGCGACCACCAGTCACAGTCAGTGCATTTCTTTTGTGGGAAAATAATAGGATCAGGCAGGTTAAAATCCAACCCATCACAATTTCCTCTATGGGAGACGTCAGGGGACATTTGGGCTGTTCCTCTAGTCATAAAATTATTGATAGACACATGTGGGCAGCTTTACTATCCTGTAAGTGGCTTTTCATAGAGTCTAAGTTACATCACATTTATGTAAGTCCGTATATTTATAATTTGACCTATAATTTGCCATTCAATATacatacaatacaaaaaaaaaagaaacaataaaaGATACACAATTAAACTTATAGCTTTCTATACGGCAATGAATGGAAAAGGACATGCTATAAAGAAGTAGGAAATAGcagttgctgtaaaaaaaaaaataaagttaacaaAGCAATACAAAAAAAGCACatgaacaaaataaaataaaactagttTAAGAGACTAAGCATATAAACATGAAAATAGTTAGAATCAATTGAAAtactaacttaaaaaaaaacaaaaaacagagagCTGTACAGTTATCAGCAATGTGACTGGCAAACACGTCTAACATGGCAGAGAAAGACTAACATGAAGCAGCAGCTCAGCAGCAAAGCATATTTGTATCATGGCAAAGTAACCTGCAGCCAGCTACTGAGGAAGGACAAGGTATCATCAATGCTCTCTTATGTGGCATATAACAGATTGCAGTCAGCTTAGCAGAGAGACAAAGCCAATAATAATGAGGACATGTAAGAATGGATCAGCCTTGGATATGCACTTAAGAGCCTGGATTGcggggggtgtgggggggggggcagctacaTGCAGAAATTACAAAGGACACACCTTCCTCTGGTAAGGAAGGCAACAGAACAGCAGAAGATTCACTTTCACGTTTTGCAATACTTTTGTCATCACTTATTTCGCATACAACATTTTCTTCGAGGGGTCGTGTCACATCAGAGCCTGAGTCTGATTGGACCTTGCTTAGCCCCACGATGGAGGACTCAGTAGGTTTGCTGTCTCCCCCCtgtgcttcctcctcttctttttCAGGCAGAGGACCCTTAACTCTTTCTTCTTTAAGGGTTAAAAAACAGGATGACACAGAGAGAACAGATAAGACATTCACTGGAAAAATATGCAAGTGACACAGGCTCTTCATTAGTAAAGAATTCATATGTGCAGTATATTGCACAGGGGCTCATGTAGGTAGCAACACAAGCGTCCCTATATCACATACATGTAAAGAATATATTGCTACAACTGAAACAATGGAGTATTTATTCCAATACCCCATTATGTCTTCAACTTCCACAATCCTCTGAATACATGGAAGGGGCATCTTCATACATAGTAGTCCCTaagccaaatgtttttttttagcacttcaGTAGCCTATTCAGTCCACACATAGTCCAATCCTATCTACCAGATCAACGGTATGGGCCAATTAAATATGTGATCTGGTCACTTACATATGCATTGTAGGTACTCTAGCATAAATAATGTTATGTTCAAGTCCACAATTGCTTCTTCGGCAGGACAGAGTTGTGGTCAGTGTTAGCACGTATGGGTTTGAGTCCCTATACTAAGTAATGTTAGTCTATAGCTCTTCCAATCTACCCTTCTCATAATTTCAAGAGGGTCAGACATGCTGTGATCTCAAGATATTTGAATATTCATCTGGAACATCACAGATTGTTTTGGTTTTGTCATCTCGTATATGGGGTTTTGTCATCTCGTACATTGGTAGCATATAGATGCAGCCGAGCGAAACTTGATAGTtcatgtgttaaataaaaaatggcaTCAAAAGGCTAACTAAATCTTTCAAtgcatttcaatggcttttgtcacaataTGGCATGAGATAACAGTATGACATGTGTTCATCagagttatcagagtcaattttagatCGGCTACATCTGTATGCCACCATTTTCAGATAAGTGCGGGTCCTGCCTATATCCAGACCAGGGCTCCAAAGCAAAGGAGTTTTCTGTAggagtttagaaaaaaaaacgagCAAGTGCACTTGCAAGtgttatttttggaagtcccatactAGTGAATGCAGAGTACATTGTGCATGCAGGACAACCAGATCTTAATGGCCGCACTTACGCAGTGTGTTCTCCTTCTCCAAGtagctgacattggtggcatatcctagtgatatgccaccaatgtctataatgagaaaacccctttaagactcctaTTAAGACAATTACCCCTTTAAGACTCCCATTAAGATAATGTATCCCCTATACACAATGTCTGAACAGCATTGGTCTTACTGCTGGGGCCCCCTGCCCCATAGAAGTATATGGGGCtaagctacaataccaagcacagctgctatacaatgtacaacactGTGCTTGGTTTGCTGAGAGAAGGCAGGCTGTATCTACAGAAATAAATGACACTGACATAAACGGCCATATGCTGCTATGATTTAACTTGCCTAATATGACAGCACTCTTTGTAGACTATAAAAGCTTCATAAATCTGGCAAGCATTATGTCTGTCGAGCAATGAGAATATTTGTTTTGTCCAGTACGAAATACCATATGTGTAATTCTACCTTTACTGCTGGATATTACATTGTAGGTAATTCAGTGTCCTCTAAAAGATCCAATAAATGGAAGACCTTTCTGTAAACATGCAGCCTCATGGAAGACCTTTCTGTAAACATGCAGCCTCATGGAAGACCTTTCTGTAAACATGCAGCCTCATGGAAGACCTTTCTGTAAACATGCAGCCTCATGGAAGACCTTTCTGTAAACATGCAGCCTCATGGAAGACCTTTCTGTAAACATGCAGCCTCATGGAAGACCTTTCTGTAAACATGCAGCCTCATGGAAGACCTTTCTGTAAACATGCAGCCTCATTGAAGACCTTTCTGTAAACATGCAGCCTCATGGAAGACCTCTCCTTAAACATGTAGCCTCAATTCCACCAAAAATGCACATTGATATTCTTACATGGAAGACTATTTAGGCGGGAAGCTTCTAAACCATCTTTTCTTAAAGGAAATAATGGTAactcaataagaaaaaaaatccagaccAAGATCATGACTATGGTAGTCTTATGGCAGCTACTTATAGTTATCCTGGTTGAAGTTTCATCACCAATCAACTGATGCCtgcattttttcttacaaaaaaaaaagtgagttaACAGAGAGGGAATTCCATTCCAATGAGGACCCTCATCTATAGTTGTCCTTAGACATCCCAAGAGGAACAATGTAATAATTCAACTGAACACTGGCTGCTGAGTCCCACTGGGAGTACCAGTAACAGGAAGCAAGACACCCCATGATCAACTAAATTGTGGGTTTCTTCTTACAAAGAAATATTGTCTAAAGAAAACAACCCATCCGGTCCTCTTGTCTGAAGTCTGAAtagtaaaaaaaagaacattattTCATGCAGTGTTCACTTTTTTCCATGTACAGCGACAATGAACAGCTCTTATCCATCAGGTTCCACGAGCCAGGCGGAGGTGAGAAGAGTGGCCTTTGGACCTCTGTCTGGCTGGTATACCATAGTATGACTGCATAGATGATTCTATCCCATAAAACactatccat from Bufo gargarizans isolate SCDJY-AF-19 chromosome 8, ASM1485885v1, whole genome shotgun sequence encodes the following:
- the MAP2 gene encoding microtubule-associated protein 2 isoform X3 encodes the protein MTDNRQDEPKSSHWAPGQLSEAAPLPHTTDMKEQGGAGDGMVHSSNGIPFRETGRAYGERDLQESHATSKENGINGEMPSRDSETAAVEDTTNLPPSPPPSPASEQMGTVEEASKTGAQGQLDSLPYSVEAVDTIEDIPLTKTKTEEKTKQDTMEPGSSEQAGKKSEKNEKLPSALQMSSTDVTFTTPHVYSFSVEPCTPTSPEGEQLDFSGVTAESKGKLSTEHPTNEKENIFPSLSSSQTETPSPISDKDQTVIEELSSHTPLPVTEPINILETTKDSASDSYKRESAHSEADTTSMTSVQKQDIPSSVASDKYIEERGDSHSKSEVLGQSDIPTKQDEIIASKSDESTQQLKDNVNKESTIKDITSSQDELIHSKATGHLEMHDAEKIDVPLESSTEPFVYDKKESVLESHNENVLPDVQTDSKAVDEHKTKLDEDKSGMSTYFETSALKEERLESNVQKSSDYYELTDVKEPPYEACSIPHIAKGDDDEEEEDDEDLAPMPDEKGSASAQDVGYSSLTSTKLQSCLSSGDRLFTIDPNIYSDKSEFHSKNKDDLTLSRSLGLGGRSAIEQRSMSINLPMSCLDSIALGFTYARAHDLSPLATDILSNTSGSLDEGDDGDLPATTPSIEKALSFPEEPEQKEEEEDKNETGKDTGKERFELEPLCESQYPAKEYYKNGTIMAPDLPEMLDLTGPRSRLDSGSPESDAARRKSASSEIIIDESNISQQASVIDGSNLLVKTDSQQEELGYCVFNKYTVPLPSPVQDSENLSGGMTTLYEGLAMDPSIIEVKLAAAERLSKERQEFTSEPVAMGLDTESEKKSESKLDTVVEKVEEQSDLKEDQVTSEQKTQLEDTKVTSVQKTDLLSETLVEKDSEEVNVSKEESITKLSEIDTCPITVSGLSDMEQTKLSTEETFSHQQVTESTKAEPLEQKASQSENETKLTESTKGEPQDQKVSQPENETKESESTMVKVEVEEEASQIKEVSKLSDLELKEKGAKPDLVHQEAVDKEESYESSGEPEQTPESSQASKDVTITDVQKPDSKETTTNITNEPAQSVVISTCEVEEKDTEEVQIEKVSEPQEEHPVETLMKKDEMDQVTQAVGDQEMAVDDKEDLEVEVIDECNTDITPETPQHPGEEEVVKEPTAEYLEEATGIIESVVTVEDDFIKVVQTATDEGESVTHNVRFAASELSETEGKPSEEEEEEEEEEEEVIEEESHEGPREGSPCMLASPEIEIEYKTETQDDYKDETIETEYKTETQDDYKDETTIDDSVLDTDSIWVDTQDDDRTEAIEPIPKEEKEEREIMKVPVERYRKDKPFKSGRGRMSTPERKITKRESSATSRDEVRRKKGPSLTHLLHPTVLKKAEIGKKSDAQPHSPSRKVILKPAVKQSRPAHQACVRRKPAGDCFVQFFANVAGKHSFGWFYVMWLADFIPADFLLLYLFFSIPFKNFQNSMIMRFHVQGFHVLRCFLFHFLFYLFIYGFLFISLQNS
- the MAP2 gene encoding microtubule-associated protein 2 isoform X2, yielding MTDNRQDEPKSSHWAPGQLSEAAPLPHTTDMKEQGGAGDGMVHSSNGIPFRETGRAYGERDLQESHATSKENGINGEMPSRDSETAEEVSARIVQVVTADAVAVLRGEQEKEVQLKGPPGDLPLAVEDTTNLPPSPPPSPASEQMGTVEEASKTGAQGQLDSLPYSVEAVDTIEDIPLTKTKTEEKTKQDTMEPGSSEQAGKKSEKNEKLPSALQMSSTDVTFTTPHVYSFSVEPCTPTSPEGEQLDFSGVTAESKGKLSTEHPTNEKENIFPSLSSSQTETPSPISDKDQTVIEELSSHTPLPVTEPINILETTKDSASDSYKRESAHSEADTTSMTSVQKQDIPSSVASDKYIEERGDSHSKSEVLGQSDIPTKQDEIIASKSDESTQQLKDNVNKESTIKDITSSQDELIHSKATGHLEMHDAEKIDVPLESSTEPFVYDKKESVLESHNENVLPDVQTDSKAVDEHKTKLDEDKSGMSTYFETSALKEERLESNVQKSSDYYELTDVKEPPYEACSIPHIAKGDDDEEEEDDEDLAPMPDEKGSASAQDVGYSSLTSTKLQSCLSSGDRLFTIDPNIYSDKSEFHSKNKDDLTLSRSLGLGGRSAIEQRSMSINLPMSCLDSIALGFTYARAHDLSPLATDILSNTSGSLDEGDDGDLPATTPSIEKALSFPEEPEQKEEEEDKNETGKDTGKERFELEPLCESQYPAKEYYKNGTIMAPDLPEMLDLTGPRSRLDSGSPESDAARRKSASSEIIIDESNISQQASVIDGSNLLVKTDSQQEELGYCVFNKYTVPLPSPVQDSENLSGGMTTLYEGLAMDPSIIEVKLAAAERLSKERQEFTSEPVAMGLDTESEKKSESKLDTVVEKVEEQSDLKEDQVTSEQKTQLEDTKVTSVQKTDLLSETLVEKDSEEVNVSKEESITKLSEIDTCPITVSGLSDMEQTKLSTEETFSHQQVTESTKAEPLEQKASQSENETKLTESTKGEPQDQKVSQPENETKESESTMVKVEVEEEASQIKEVSKLSDLELKEKGAKPDLVHQEAVDKEESYESSGEPEQTPESSQASKDVTITDVQKPDSKETTTNITNEPAQSVVISTCEVEEKDTEEVQIEKVSEPQEEHPVETLMKKDEMDQVTQAVGDQEMAVDDKEDLEVEVIDECNTDITPETPQHPGEEEVVKEPTAEYLEEATGIIESVVTVEDDFIKVVQTATDEGESVTHNVRFAASELSETEGKPSEEEEEEEEEEEEVIEEESHEGPREGSPCMLASPEIEIEYKTETQDDYKDETIETEYKTETQDDYKDETTIDDSVLDTDSIWVDTQDDDRTEAIEPIPKEEKEEREIMKVPVERYRKDKPFKSGRGRMSTPERKITKRESSATSRDEVRRKKAVLKKAEIGKKSDAQPHSPSRKVILKPAVKQSRPAHQACVRRKPAGDCFVQFFANVAGKHSFGWFYVMWLADFIPADFLLLYLFFSIPFKNFQNSMIMRFHVQGFHVLRCFLFHFLFYLFIYGFLFISLQNS
- the MAP2 gene encoding microtubule-associated protein 2 isoform X1; amino-acid sequence: MTDNRQDEPKSSHWAPGQLSEAAPLPHTTDMKEQGGAGDGMVHSSNGIPFRETGRAYGERDLQESHATSKENGINGEMPSRDSETAEEVSARIVQVVTADAVAVLRGEQEKEVQLKGPPGDLPLAVEDTTNLPPSPPPSPASEQMGTVEEASKTGAQGQLDSLPYSVEAVDTIEDIPLTKTKTEEKTKQDTMEPGSSEQAGKKSEKNEKLPSALQMSSTDVTFTTPHVYSFSVEPCTPTSPEGEQLDFSGVTAESKGKLSTEHPTNEKENIFPSLSSSQTETPSPISDKDQTVIEELSSHTPLPVTEPINILETTKDSASDSYKRESAHSEADTTSMTSVQKQDIPSSVASDKYIEERGDSHSKSEVLGQSDIPTKQDEIIASKSDESTQQLKDNVNKESTIKDITSSQDELIHSKATGHLEMHDAEKIDVPLESSTEPFVYDKKESVLESHNENVLPDVQTDSKAVDEHKTKLDEDKSGMSTYFETSALKEERLESNVQKSSDYYELTDVKEPPYEACSIPHIAKGDDDEEEEDDEDLAPMPDEKGSASAQDVGYSSLTSTKLQSCLSSGDRLFTIDPNIYSDKSEFHSKNKDDLTLSRSLGLGGRSAIEQRSMSINLPMSCLDSIALGFTYARAHDLSPLATDILSNTSGSLDEGDDGDLPATTPSIEKALSFPEEPEQKEEEEDKNETGKDTGKERFELEPLCESQYPAKEYYKNGTIMAPDLPEMLDLTGPRSRLDSGSPESDAARRKSASSEIIIDESNISQQASVIDGSNLLVKTDSQQEELGYCVFNKYTVPLPSPVQDSENLSGGMTTLYEGLAMDPSIIEVKLAAAERLSKERQEFTSEPVAMGLDTESEKKSESKLDTVVEKVEEQSDLKEDQVTSEQKTQLEDTKVTSVQKTDLLSETLVEKDSEEVNVSKEESITKLSEIDTCPITVSGLSDMEQTKLSTEETFSHQQVTESTKAEPLEQKASQSENETKLTESTKGEPQDQKVSQPENETKESESTMVKVEVEEEASQIKEVSKLSDLELKEKGAKPDLVHQEAVDKEESYESSGEPEQTPESSQASKDVTITDVQKPDSKETTTNITNEPAQSVVISTCEVEEKDTEEVQIEKVSEPQEEHPVETLMKKDEMDQVTQAVGDQEMAVDDKEDLEVEVIDECNTDITPETPQHPGEEEVVKEPTAEYLEEATGIIESVVTVEDDFIKVVQTATDEGESVTHNVRFAASELSETEGKPSEEEEEEEEEEEEVIEEESHEGPREGSPCMLASPEIEIEYKTETQDDYKDETIETEYKTETQDDYKDETTIDDSVLDTDSIWVDTQDDDRTEAIEPIPKEEKEEREIMKVPVERYRKDKPFKSGRGRMSTPERKITKRESSATSRDEVRRKKGPSLTHLLHPTVLKKAEIGKKSDAQPHSPSRKVILKPAVKQSRPAHQACVRRKPAGDCFVQFFANVAGKHSFGWFYVMWLADFIPADFLLLYLFFSIPFKNFQNSMIMRFHVQGFHVLRCFLFHFLFYLFIYGFLFISLQNS